One region of Pseudoalteromonas galatheae genomic DNA includes:
- a CDS encoding dicarboxylate/amino acid:cation symporter: MKTTYSISYFLQKKMLWLQIVVALVLGITVGILLSPKGVGLVSAELSLQIAQWVALPGNLFLALIQMVVIPLVLSSIILGIAGNKDTAFLKQVGLRIFPYFVMTTFIAVIIGLVVASYVEPGKYVDSQLLDNLNSQHTTTVTATVELKSIPERMVAIIPSNITQSTLDKDMFAIVMYAIFIGIAITTLSQKQKSLLLELTTTAQTLSLQIVNWAMLLAPFAVFGLLCDITIRIGVDALLGVSAYVATVLLGLLLLMFVYLFLASSAGKISPWRFLSAIKSAQLLAFSTSSSAAVMPLSMRTAEQSLSVKKPIVQFIIPLGATINMDGTALYQVIAALFLTQVFGITLTDSQIMLLILTTVGASIGSPSTPGVGIVILASVLTSFGIPAAGIALILGVDRILDMCRTVLNVTGDLTACVVMERLIKLDKPVQ, from the coding sequence ATGAAAACCACCTACTCCATTAGTTATTTTTTACAAAAGAAAATGCTATGGCTACAAATTGTTGTGGCTTTGGTACTGGGTATTACCGTGGGTATTTTACTATCCCCCAAAGGGGTCGGGCTGGTTAGTGCTGAGCTATCACTACAAATAGCACAATGGGTTGCACTACCCGGCAATCTATTTTTAGCTTTGATCCAGATGGTTGTGATCCCTCTGGTACTTTCATCTATCATTCTTGGCATTGCAGGTAACAAGGACACCGCATTTTTGAAGCAAGTTGGACTTAGGATCTTCCCCTATTTCGTCATGACCACCTTTATTGCTGTTATCATTGGTTTGGTCGTTGCTTCCTACGTTGAGCCTGGGAAATACGTGGATAGTCAGCTGCTTGATAACCTCAATAGCCAACATACCACAACTGTTACAGCTACAGTTGAATTAAAAAGCATTCCTGAGCGCATGGTGGCAATTATTCCGTCAAATATTACTCAATCTACTCTAGATAAAGATATGTTTGCTATTGTGATGTATGCCATTTTTATTGGTATTGCTATCACCACACTTAGTCAAAAGCAAAAATCCCTGCTTCTTGAGCTCACCACAACAGCACAAACGCTATCTTTACAGATTGTTAATTGGGCTATGCTGCTGGCTCCGTTTGCGGTATTTGGATTACTTTGTGACATTACTATTCGAATTGGTGTTGATGCCCTGCTAGGTGTCTCAGCTTACGTTGCGACTGTGTTGCTAGGGTTATTACTGCTTATGTTTGTCTACCTGTTTTTAGCCAGCAGCGCTGGAAAGATCAGTCCTTGGCGCTTTTTATCGGCAATTAAAAGCGCACAATTATTAGCCTTTTCAACCTCTAGCTCAGCTGCAGTAATGCCCCTCTCAATGCGCACAGCTGAGCAGTCGCTATCCGTAAAAAAACCCATTGTCCAGTTTATTATTCCTCTAGGTGCCACTATCAACATGGACGGCACAGCGCTATATCAAGTGATTGCAGCACTATTTTTAACTCAAGTTTTTGGCATTACCCTCACCGATAGTCAAATCATGTTACTGATACTCACCACTGTTGGTGCATCCATTGGCTCCCCAAGTACCCCTGGTGTCGGTATTGTAATTTTGGCTTCAGTGTTAACTAGTTTTGGGATCCCCGCTGCAGGTATTGCGCTTATCTTAGGTGTAGATAGGATATTAGATATGTGTCGAACCGTACTTAATGTTACTGGAGACCTAACTGCATGTGTTGTAATGGAGCGTCTGATAAAACTCGATAAACCAGTTCAATGA
- the sohB gene encoding protease SohB → MAFFFEYGLFLAKTVTIIFGIAVVIILMVGASSKPKSKKGEIEVTDLSDSLAQSKEQFLEQTLDKKALKARNKAQSKEQKSKGKNKEDTKNVFYIEFNGSMDAHEVSDLREEINAILMIADKATDQVIVSVESGGGVVHGYGLGASQLSRIKQAGIPLTVCVDKVAASGGYMMACVADKIIAAPFAIIGSIGVIAQIPNFNRLLKKNNVDFEMVTAGEYKRTLTLFGENTDKGREKFKEEIEETHGLFKHFVSDNRTELDIEKVATGEHWFGTQALELKLVDEISTSDDLLMSLNESHQLYKVAYKTKKGVAEKFGLQLGNAVERFSIKALSKLNLSKYSA, encoded by the coding sequence TTGGCATTTTTTTTTGAATATGGGTTATTTCTAGCCAAGACAGTAACCATTATCTTTGGTATCGCAGTAGTCATTATTTTGATGGTGGGAGCAAGCTCAAAACCAAAATCGAAAAAGGGCGAAATTGAAGTTACCGATTTAAGCGACAGTCTGGCGCAGTCCAAAGAACAGTTTTTAGAACAAACCTTAGATAAAAAGGCGTTAAAGGCACGAAATAAAGCACAGTCTAAGGAGCAAAAAAGCAAAGGTAAAAACAAGGAAGACACCAAGAATGTATTCTATATCGAATTCAACGGCAGTATGGATGCTCATGAAGTCTCAGATCTACGCGAAGAGATAAATGCCATTCTTATGATCGCTGACAAGGCCACGGATCAAGTCATTGTCTCAGTTGAAAGTGGCGGTGGTGTCGTACACGGTTATGGACTTGGTGCATCGCAACTTTCGCGCATCAAGCAAGCGGGTATTCCACTGACGGTCTGTGTGGACAAGGTTGCTGCAAGTGGCGGATATATGATGGCCTGTGTCGCAGATAAGATTATTGCAGCACCATTTGCAATTATTGGTTCAATCGGCGTAATTGCGCAGATCCCCAACTTTAATCGTTTATTAAAAAAGAATAACGTTGATTTTGAAATGGTAACCGCTGGTGAGTATAAGCGTACACTCACCCTGTTTGGTGAGAATACGGATAAAGGAAGAGAAAAGTTTAAGGAGGAGATTGAAGAAACGCATGGTCTGTTCAAACACTTTGTCTCTGATAATCGCACCGAGCTTGATATTGAGAAAGTAGCGACTGGAGAACATTGGTTTGGTACACAAGCCTTAGAGCTTAAACTAGTCGATGAAATCTCAACCAGTGACGATTTACTCATGTCCCTAAATGAAAGTCACCAACTTTATAAGGTGGCTTATAAGACTAAAAAAGGCGTTGCTGAGAAGTTTGGTTTGCAACTGGGCAATGCTGTTGAGCGTTTTAGCATCAAAGCATTGTCTAAACTGAACCTATCAAAGTACTCCGCGTAA
- a CDS encoding VolA/Pla-1 family phospholipase, with protein MKKMLLSLAVSAALAGCGGGETLEDVKNDTTPVSPTISVKFDPSGGVISVPNDILLSGTQDGTLNLPDEMLGMKDGEGNPLVTRASYANPSIVVGALDGWSTQMPYVIDMTTPNGLTLDAQSVMTPGAVRIFEVEMGGPLQTDEQCAQLPSGIACKFVAELEFGPQGDFVAMTNGAGNGIVVVPVKPLKPSTTYITVLTRTLKDSSGQSVDPSSTYSLLRQNAPLVTDAQKSLQAVIQSYEEAVTKAGVDGTEIIYTAAMTTQSAGAGLAATKALLAQSLAKNAPPVIAVPGQAPMTVADALEGKVPAALLPAFQQIKLMRGVIQLPQYLAKPKTGGIEALADTYWQALCDSPVTLGGYVAQGGQLPQVTEGDDKLCESFPVPEGVPKFRSIGVDKQRFITQYNPIPKQQWLANVPVQITFPANDAARPESGWPVVILQHGITSKKEDMLGLTLSLTQAGFATVAIDHPMHGERGIDIDGDGNDEFNASTGSVLSYMNLTSLLVARDNLKQSAADLMGLRLGLNFINQASGGQVNFNTQQVSYLGHSLGSVVGPSFLAQTNAPLNPAIDGFFKVESAALASGGSGIANFLIESKSFGPFVQGSVLSSAGNLASQAFNAYLQEGAVADCGTFAADQSKYISCAYGTFRANLEAAGDTATLALIDGTVTQFGFAAQTALDSADPLNYAASVKVLQTPVYMSVVTGGVGGNAADLVIPPTTERSFLSGSLPLAGFMGLMPASETQMSQDGTPGSYVVKFSQGHHSSILTTGFDEKAGGTAAGHAAASIEMQTQVASFLKSKGLVLQVSNPDVVAN; from the coding sequence ATGAAAAAAATGCTACTCTCACTCGCAGTATCAGCAGCTCTTGCTGGCTGTGGAGGCGGTGAAACGTTAGAAGATGTAAAAAATGATACTACACCCGTTTCTCCAACGATTTCTGTTAAATTTGATCCATCAGGCGGTGTGATCTCAGTTCCAAACGATATCCTTTTATCCGGCACTCAAGACGGAACTCTAAACTTACCTGACGAAATGTTAGGAATGAAGGATGGTGAAGGTAATCCTCTGGTGACACGTGCAAGCTATGCAAACCCAAGTATTGTGGTTGGTGCCTTAGATGGTTGGTCAACACAAATGCCCTATGTTATCGACATGACGACACCGAATGGGTTGACATTAGATGCGCAAAGCGTCATGACTCCCGGCGCCGTACGAATTTTTGAAGTTGAAATGGGTGGACCATTACAAACTGACGAACAGTGTGCGCAGCTACCGTCAGGGATAGCATGTAAATTTGTTGCTGAATTGGAGTTTGGTCCCCAAGGCGATTTCGTAGCGATGACGAATGGAGCTGGAAATGGCATTGTAGTGGTTCCTGTCAAGCCGCTTAAACCAAGTACGACTTATATTACTGTTTTAACCCGCACTTTGAAGGACTCCAGCGGACAAAGTGTTGACCCATCATCGACGTATAGCTTATTGCGTCAAAACGCACCACTGGTGACCGATGCGCAAAAATCCTTGCAAGCAGTAATACAAAGTTATGAGGAAGCGGTTACCAAAGCTGGGGTAGATGGTACCGAAATTATTTACACTGCAGCTATGACTACACAATCAGCTGGTGCTGGTTTAGCTGCGACTAAAGCTTTACTTGCACAATCACTCGCAAAGAACGCTCCACCAGTAATCGCAGTTCCTGGTCAGGCACCGATGACGGTTGCTGACGCACTGGAAGGTAAAGTGCCAGCGGCTTTATTGCCTGCTTTCCAACAAATTAAATTAATGCGTGGTGTTATTCAACTTCCTCAGTATTTAGCGAAGCCAAAAACAGGTGGCATTGAAGCATTAGCAGATACCTACTGGCAAGCGTTATGCGACAGCCCAGTTACACTGGGTGGGTATGTTGCACAAGGTGGCCAATTACCCCAAGTAACAGAAGGAGATGATAAGCTTTGTGAGAGCTTCCCTGTGCCTGAAGGTGTGCCGAAATTTAGAAGTATTGGCGTGGATAAACAGCGTTTTATTACCCAATATAACCCAATTCCTAAGCAGCAATGGCTTGCTAATGTGCCTGTGCAAATTACATTTCCTGCTAACGATGCGGCGCGTCCAGAAAGCGGATGGCCAGTGGTTATTCTCCAACATGGGATCACCAGCAAGAAAGAAGATATGCTTGGCTTAACCTTGTCTCTTACGCAAGCAGGCTTTGCGACGGTAGCAATCGACCACCCGATGCACGGCGAGCGCGGCATTGATATTGACGGTGATGGCAACGACGAGTTTAATGCGTCGACGGGTAGTGTACTTTCTTACATGAATCTAACATCGTTGTTAGTTGCGCGTGATAACTTAAAGCAATCAGCTGCAGATTTAATGGGGTTACGTTTAGGCTTAAACTTTATTAATCAAGCATCTGGTGGCCAAGTTAACTTCAATACCCAGCAAGTTAGTTACCTAGGTCACTCACTTGGTTCAGTTGTAGGCCCAAGCTTCCTCGCTCAAACCAATGCGCCATTAAATCCAGCAATTGATGGCTTCTTTAAAGTTGAGTCAGCAGCACTTGCAAGTGGTGGTTCGGGCATTGCTAACTTCTTGATTGAGTCAAAATCATTTGGTCCGTTTGTACAAGGCTCCGTGTTGAGTTCTGCAGGTAATCTCGCATCGCAAGCGTTTAATGCCTATCTGCAAGAAGGCGCAGTTGCTGACTGTGGTACGTTTGCTGCGGATCAAAGCAAATATATTTCTTGTGCATATGGAACGTTTAGAGCGAATTTAGAAGCGGCTGGAGACACCGCGACATTAGCACTGATTGATGGTACGGTGACGCAATTCGGTTTTGCAGCACAAACCGCATTAGATAGTGCAGATCCACTAAACTATGCAGCTTCCGTGAAAGTGCTACAAACGCCAGTATATATGAGTGTTGTTACGGGTGGTGTTGGTGGCAATGCAGCTGACCTGGTTATTCCTCCAACAACAGAGCGTAGCTTCTTGTCAGGTAGCTTACCACTTGCTGGTTTCATGGGCTTAATGCCAGCAAGTGAAACGCAAATGAGTCAAGACGGAACACCTGGAAGTTATGTGGTGAAGTTCTCTCAGGGCCATCACAGTTCAATCTTAACGACAGGCTTTGATGAAAAAGCCGGTGGCACAGCAGCAGGACACGCAGCGGCGTCAATTGAAATGCAAACACAAGTTGCAAGCTTCTTGAAGTCAAAGGGCTTGGTTTTACAAGTATCTAACCCAGATGTTGTTGCAAACTAA
- a CDS encoding YciK family oxidoreductase, with product MQTYQAPENALANKTILVTGAGDGIGRVAAINYAKYGATVILLGKTTSKLEAVYDEIVNAGYPQPAIVPLDLRGATKQHFRDLAATIEQQFGKLDGLLNNASILGSLGPMEHFCVSTFENIMKVNVTAQAVITKSLFPVMRKAPNASIVFTSSGVGRKGREFWGAYAISKFATEGMMQTWAEEVGKTNIRINCINPGATRTSMRASAFPGEDKDKLKTPEELMPTYLYLMSDDSIGVNGQSLDAQTY from the coding sequence ATGCAGACTTATCAAGCTCCTGAAAACGCACTTGCGAATAAAACGATATTAGTAACAGGTGCTGGCGACGGCATCGGCCGTGTTGCGGCGATTAATTACGCCAAATATGGTGCAACGGTTATTTTATTGGGCAAAACCACCAGTAAACTAGAAGCCGTTTATGATGAAATTGTTAACGCCGGTTACCCACAGCCTGCAATTGTACCTTTAGATTTACGTGGTGCAACCAAACAACACTTCCGAGACTTGGCTGCCACTATCGAGCAGCAATTTGGTAAGCTTGACGGCTTGCTAAATAATGCGTCTATTTTAGGCTCTTTAGGTCCAATGGAACACTTTTGCGTTTCAACCTTCGAAAACATAATGAAGGTAAACGTAACAGCCCAAGCGGTGATCACTAAATCATTATTCCCAGTAATGAGAAAAGCACCTAACGCTTCTATCGTCTTTACTTCATCGGGTGTAGGACGTAAAGGTCGTGAGTTTTGGGGAGCGTATGCAATTTCTAAATTCGCAACCGAAGGTATGATGCAAACTTGGGCCGAAGAAGTGGGTAAAACCAATATTCGCATCAACTGCATTAATCCAGGTGCGACAAGAACAAGTATGCGTGCATCAGCATTCCCAGGTGAAGATAAAGATAAACTAAAAACACCTGAAGAATTAATGCCAACATACCTGTACTTGATGTCTGATGACTCAATCGGGGTTAATGGCCAATCTTTAGATGCCCAAACCTACTAA
- a CDS encoding GFA family protein, with product MKETFAGSCLCGQVKYLVEGNAQGFYLCHCEYCQKDTGSAHAANLFFQNAVLTWLAGEKLITRFTLPNTKHVKAFCARCGSALPNQQPVGLVVPAGSLDDAPSLTPTAHLFIASKAKWDEKLEQVLAFETLPRDKLR from the coding sequence ATGAAAGAGACGTTTGCTGGTAGTTGTCTGTGTGGTCAGGTTAAATATCTTGTAGAGGGCAACGCGCAGGGCTTTTATCTATGTCATTGTGAGTATTGTCAAAAAGACACTGGTTCCGCACATGCTGCGAATCTATTTTTTCAAAATGCAGTGCTAACTTGGCTTGCGGGCGAAAAGTTAATAACCCGCTTTACTTTACCGAATACTAAGCACGTTAAAGCCTTTTGTGCTCGTTGTGGCTCTGCATTACCAAACCAGCAGCCTGTTGGTTTAGTGGTACCAGCTGGTAGCTTAGATGATGCGCCGAGTCTTACGCCAACTGCACATCTATTTATCGCGAGTAAAGCGAAGTGGGATGAAAAATTAGAGCAAGTGCTGGCGTTTGAAACCTTGCCGAGAGATAAACTTAGGTAA
- the rluB gene encoding 23S rRNA pseudouridine(2605) synthase RluB yields MSEKLQKVLARAGVGSRREMEKYIESNRVSVDGKVAKLGDRVEETSVIRVDGHIVKIEQQEERICRVLMYHKPEGELCTRRDPQGRRTVFDRLPKLDGDRWIAIGRLDINTSGLLLFTNDGELANRLMHPKYEVEREYSARVFGEVTNQTLRTLTKGVELEDGPAKFLKIKPLGGEGLNKWFNVTLTEGRNREVRRLWQSQGVEVSRLIRIRYGKLELNKRLPQGGWEELKLEDVNYLRKSVSMRAEQQTKLSVMPEKRKDKRAKINKIRKAVKKHNQRVKTPRRK; encoded by the coding sequence ATGAGTGAAAAACTACAAAAAGTATTGGCAAGAGCTGGCGTTGGCTCAAGACGCGAAATGGAAAAGTATATTGAGTCTAACCGCGTAAGTGTAGATGGAAAAGTTGCCAAGCTAGGAGACCGAGTGGAAGAGACTTCGGTGATCCGTGTAGATGGACATATTGTTAAAATAGAACAGCAAGAAGAGCGCATCTGTCGCGTACTTATGTACCATAAGCCTGAAGGTGAGCTATGTACTCGTCGCGACCCTCAAGGTCGTCGCACTGTATTCGATAGGCTACCTAAGTTAGATGGTGACCGTTGGATAGCAATTGGGCGATTAGATATCAATACATCAGGCCTATTGCTTTTTACCAATGATGGTGAGCTAGCTAATCGCTTGATGCATCCAAAATACGAAGTCGAACGTGAATATTCTGCTCGGGTATTTGGTGAAGTAACAAACCAAACGTTGCGTACATTAACCAAAGGCGTTGAGCTAGAAGACGGTCCCGCAAAATTCCTTAAGATTAAGCCACTTGGTGGTGAAGGTCTGAATAAGTGGTTCAACGTAACACTGACGGAAGGGCGTAATCGTGAAGTCAGGCGTCTTTGGCAGTCACAAGGTGTTGAAGTGTCGCGCTTGATCCGTATCCGTTATGGTAAATTAGAGCTTAACAAGCGTTTGCCACAAGGTGGATGGGAAGAATTAAAATTAGAAGATGTTAACTACTTACGCAAATCGGTGAGTATGAGAGCCGAGCAGCAAACTAAGTTGTCGGTCATGCCAGAAAAGCGTAAAGACAAGCGCGCGAAAATTAATAAGATCCGCAAAGCAGTGAAAAAGCATAATCAAAGGGTCAAAACCCCGAGAAGAAAGTAA
- the scpB gene encoding SMC-Scp complex subunit ScpB, with translation MKRRVSDEQLVELVEAAIFVSDKPLSKKRLKETVLEDISVSSPRIDQALETLVNHYQTRGVRLVEVGTGYRFQACPSLSPWLSKLWQEKAPKYSRATLETLALIAYRQPITRGEIEQVRGVTVSSNIIKSLIDREWIKVVGYKEVPGKPALYATTKQFLDYFSLSGLGELPRLPDQHNEKIEQLLNDPSVREPSE, from the coding sequence ATGAAAAGACGCGTTAGCGATGAACAACTGGTTGAATTGGTTGAAGCAGCAATTTTCGTTTCTGATAAGCCGTTATCTAAAAAGCGCTTAAAAGAAACCGTGCTGGAAGATATCAGTGTGTCATCACCGCGTATTGATCAGGCACTGGAAACACTGGTAAATCATTATCAAACTCGCGGCGTAAGGCTGGTTGAAGTTGGTACCGGATACCGGTTTCAAGCTTGCCCGAGCTTGAGCCCTTGGCTAAGTAAACTGTGGCAGGAAAAAGCACCAAAATACTCACGTGCTACACTTGAGACTTTGGCATTGATTGCTTACCGACAACCAATCACTCGAGGCGAAATAGAGCAAGTGCGCGGGGTCACCGTGAGTTCTAATATTATCAAAAGCTTGATAGATCGCGAGTGGATAAAAGTGGTGGGTTATAAAGAGGTACCGGGCAAACCAGCATTGTATGCAACGACAAAACAATTTTTAGATTACTTCTCATTATCTGGTCTTGGGGAATTACCTCGGTTACCTGATCAACATAATGAGAAAATAGAACAGTTATTAAACGATCCTTCTGTGAGAGAACCATCTGAATGA
- a CDS encoding segregation and condensation protein A, producing the protein MTEALQQKLPLAFLHGEAVIEKPEDLYIPPEALEVILETFEGPLDLLLYLIKRHKLDILELPIFSITQQYVQYVEMMKDMQLELAGEYLVMAALLAQIKSRMLLPKHEELEEEEDPRAELVRRLQEYEQFKQAAENLDEIPRVERDIFVAHALVDSSTDSEPEFPDIELRELLLALSEVMARAKTFEHHHISAEVLSTRERMSFILQLLREQNKPVEFARFFTLDEGRSGVVVTFIAMLELIKEQLVDYIQSATAASIYLHLKG; encoded by the coding sequence ATGACAGAAGCACTCCAACAGAAATTACCGCTAGCTTTTTTACACGGTGAAGCGGTAATTGAAAAGCCGGAAGATCTTTATATTCCCCCCGAAGCCCTAGAAGTTATCTTAGAGACCTTTGAAGGCCCGTTGGACTTACTGCTTTATCTTATTAAAAGACATAAATTAGATATTCTAGAATTACCGATTTTTAGTATTACTCAGCAGTATGTTCAGTACGTTGAAATGATGAAGGACATGCAGCTCGAACTTGCGGGTGAATACTTGGTGATGGCAGCTTTGCTGGCACAAATAAAATCAAGAATGCTACTACCAAAACACGAAGAGTTAGAGGAAGAGGAAGATCCCAGAGCTGAGCTGGTGAGACGCTTGCAGGAATACGAGCAATTTAAGCAAGCCGCTGAAAACTTAGATGAGATCCCTCGTGTTGAGCGTGATATCTTTGTCGCTCATGCATTGGTAGACAGTAGTACCGACTCTGAGCCAGAATTCCCAGACATTGAACTGAGGGAATTACTTTTGGCGCTGTCGGAAGTGATGGCCCGAGCCAAGACCTTTGAGCACCATCATATATCCGCTGAAGTACTTTCAACCCGAGAGCGTATGAGCTTTATATTGCAATTGCTACGAGAACAGAATAAGCCGGTAGAATTTGCGCGATTTTTTACCTTGGACGAAGGGCGCAGTGGTGTGGTGGTTACTTTTATTGCCATGCTCGAACTCATTAAGGAGCAATTGGTTGACTATATTCAGTCAGCAACGGCAGCGTCGATTTACCTGCATTTAAAAGGCTAG
- a CDS encoding L-threonylcarbamoyladenylate synthase codes for MSQFFHIHPDNPQTRLIRQAADIIEQGGVVVFPTDSGYAIGCNLGNKQAKERIERIRGIEKHHNFTLLCRDLSELSTYARVDNQMFRMIKNNTPGPYTFIFKGTKEVPRRLLNEKKKTIGIRVTDNPITCALLEALGEPLMSCSLILPGEQFTESDPDDIRMRLEKHVDLIIHGGYLIEQATTVIDMSEDTIEILRRGCGDTSPFE; via the coding sequence ATGAGTCAATTTTTTCATATTCACCCAGATAACCCGCAAACGCGTTTAATTCGCCAAGCGGCTGATATTATTGAGCAAGGTGGCGTGGTGGTGTTTCCAACCGACTCCGGCTATGCCATTGGTTGCAACCTCGGTAATAAGCAAGCTAAGGAGCGGATAGAGCGGATCCGCGGCATCGAAAAGCATCATAACTTTACTCTTTTATGTCGTGATTTGTCGGAGCTTTCGACCTATGCTCGTGTCGATAATCAAATGTTTAGGATGATTAAAAATAATACGCCCGGCCCGTACACGTTTATCTTTAAAGGGACGAAAGAAGTTCCTCGCCGTTTGCTCAATGAGAAGAAAAAAACCATCGGGATCCGTGTTACTGATAACCCAATTACCTGCGCATTGTTGGAAGCACTAGGTGAACCTTTGATGTCATGCTCTTTGATTTTGCCAGGAGAGCAGTTTACTGAGTCTGACCCCGATGATATCCGCATGCGTCTTGAGAAGCACGTAGACTTGATCATTCATGGTGGCTATTTAATCGAGCAAGCAACCACCGTTATTGATATGTCTGAAGATACCATTGAAATTTTGCGTCGTGGCTGTGGTGATACGTCGCCTTTTGAATAA
- the rnm gene encoding RNase RNM translates to MIKYDLHSHTTFSDGRLAVDELLERATEKGVDILAITDHDTIDAIQPARDYINQNNLTLELINGVEISTKWESFEIHIVGLNFDPEHEALTKLLHEQQQKREARAKEIGERLAKKGYEHVYEDALALAQTAQITRAHFAQVLVERGVAKSVQSVFNKFLARGKTGYVPSQWCDIHTAVAAIHAAGGVSVLAHPARYKMSNKWLRKLIAEFKAVGGAAMEVAQPQQAPTERQFLGRLSQEFELLASQGSDFHFPMPWVDLGRNLYLPKDCQGVWRHWGGKEE, encoded by the coding sequence TTGATTAAATATGACCTCCACAGCCATACTACTTTTTCCGATGGCCGCTTAGCTGTTGATGAATTGCTTGAGCGAGCAACGGAAAAAGGCGTTGATATTCTTGCAATTACCGATCATGACACGATAGATGCGATCCAGCCTGCCCGTGACTACATTAACCAAAATAATCTCACGTTAGAACTTATTAATGGCGTTGAAATTTCCACAAAGTGGGAAAGCTTTGAGATCCATATCGTTGGATTAAATTTTGATCCTGAGCATGAAGCATTAACAAAGTTGCTGCACGAACAGCAGCAAAAGCGAGAAGCCAGAGCAAAAGAGATCGGCGAGCGATTAGCCAAAAAGGGCTATGAGCATGTCTACGAAGATGCCCTTGCACTTGCCCAAACTGCGCAGATCACCAGAGCGCATTTTGCTCAAGTGCTGGTTGAGCGAGGTGTGGCTAAAAGTGTACAAAGCGTTTTCAATAAATTTTTAGCACGTGGCAAGACTGGGTATGTGCCAAGTCAATGGTGCGATATACACACGGCGGTTGCGGCTATTCATGCCGCGGGTGGTGTAAGTGTGTTGGCGCATCCTGCTCGGTATAAAATGTCGAATAAGTGGCTAAGAAAGTTAATTGCTGAATTTAAAGCGGTTGGGGGAGCTGCAATGGAAGTTGCACAGCCACAGCAAGCGCCTACTGAGCGCCAATTTTTGGGGCGACTAAGTCAAGAGTTTGAATTGTTAGCAAGCCAAGGGTCAGATTTCCACTTCCCAATGCCTTGGGTCGACCTTGGTCGTAACTTGTATTTACCTAAAGATTGTCAAGGAGTTTGGCGTCATTGGGGAGGCAAAGAGGAATAA